The DNA segment GCGCAAGAGCTGGATCCTTGGGCTTATCCTCTGCTCATCACTCCCAATCGTCTTTGCTACTATTCACTTCCACTTCCAGCTGCACCCTCGCTCGCCTCCAACTAGAGGGTTCCAAGGTCAGCATCGGCAGGTGCCGCGCTGGCCTGCTGCACGCTGCTTGTCCTGCCCCTGTTCTCTGATGGACAGCTCGCTCCGCCTTCAGGACCACAGGGCAGCACCTGCCCACTGGCCAAGGACAAAAGACAAGCATAGAAAAGATACTCTGCCTTATAGTTTGCATCCAAAAGGGTGTGGGAGACAAAACTTGCTCCCCGCGTTTGGAACCCCCTGCTTCACATTAGAAACAACAAAAGCAATTTGAAGGCGTTAAGGGTGTCTTCTCTGCAGCTTCATAAAAGCTTTGAAAATGACGTCGACACTTCGCTACTTGACGGCATCCTGATTCCAAGTTTTCCCGTTCTGCTCTTTCTCGTTCTCTGTAGCTTGGACTCGCCACTCAGATTAGTCAAGCGGTGGTGGCACTGGAGTTATTTTTTCCCGCATTGAATATAAAGACACTCTCCCCGTGTAAAATGCACCGTTTCTGCAATTTTTATCCTTCAACACCCCTGCACCATACCAAGCACTGTGGTCACAGCGAACTTTTCGGACCCGATCGTGTCCTTGATGCATGTCCCTATTTTCTAAAGAGTCTCTATTCCACTCCTTAACCGATCAGCAACCCCGTCTAAGGGCAGTCTCCACCATGGGGACACGGTCAGCATGGGGTGCAGACAGAAACGAGTCACTGGATCACCCAGCATCACCCAgatccagaaaaacagaagaacatgTTTGGAACTGAACactggaaagggggggggggggggggtctactGACAGCATCACCGAAGCTCTGCAGCCGAGATACATCCTTCTTACAGCTTTGTTGCTCTGAGGCCAGATGGGATCTCCTACAATGAAGAAGGCCCTGCTCATGTAAGGCCAGCGGCCAGCAGGGCAAGGCTGGTAACTGTGTGCTCAGGGTGCACGTCACGGAGATGTTTCTGAGTGACGTCCCCGAGGTGAAGACGCGCTGCTCAGCTGCCTCATGAGCAGGGCACAGATTTCTATCAACATCTCGAGCACCACCTCCCAGGCAGGTACCCATGGGAGAGAAGATGCAGGTGAGGGGGTCACTGGGCATCAGTTGTCATGCAGggtctttttctcttctagaattctcgctacaaaaaaaagtgttttaatgtttactttggagagagagagagagagagagagagagagcgcacaagcgagggaggggcagagagaaagggagacacagaatctgaaacaggctccaggctctgagctgtcagcacagagcccgacgcggagcttgaactcccgagctgtgagatcacgacctgagccgaagttggatgcttaacccactgagccacccaggcgcccctctcttctgGAATTCTTAAGTGTTCTGTGTGTATCACTTACATGTTGCTGTAATGGTTTCTATAAAGGAGTCCTTACATATTATCTGCATAGACGAGAGCTTTCCTTGATACATTAGAGCATAAAGATTGCAACCAGCTAGGATTTTTATTGATGTCAgcttgtaaatttaaaaaactctctGATTAATTTGCCAGCATCTGTTCATCTCGGGCTTCTGTGTCCACGATCTGGGCTTTCGCACTAGGTGACTACGAATCACGACgcactttcaaaacaaaataacttcCTTTACAAATCATATTCTTCATTGTTTGTCCACCTCCGGAGAAACGCTTACAGACATTTTAGACATCTGGTATCATTCCAATGCAAAGGGTAGAAACATTTATTGTAGAATATGACAGTAACTCACTCTTAAGTGTActatttcccttattttattgTAGCAACTCTCGATTCTTCAgtataaagagaaatcaaaaggaaaagtaTCTACAATCTTGGGTTAAGAAGTATGCTGAGATCTGGTGACCTAAACCCTCTATGTACAAGATATAAACATATTTGGACTTGTTTGTACACAGTTAATGGCAACCTATTCATTATAAATAGTAGTTTTAAGTTAGATTCTACAAAAATAATGATCTTGGATGGGCACATGCAGACTGGTGCACATAAacttatttataaaacacatctctatgcctctctctctctctctctctttttttgcttttaaatataaatgttctatTTAGCCATCAGCTAAAACGATTTAAATGCAAATCCCCAAGTCCCCAGTTAAAAGTATAAAATCCACTTCTCTCCACCGCAGCTCACTTCTTCAAGTATTCTTTACCCATTAGTAAAGTCTAGGTAATTTTGTCCCATGTGAATCATAGGTACACATCCCATTTCTTCGGATATTAGACAGTCCTCCAGAGTAAAAGCTTCCTTTGTTCTGTTATGTTGGGggggttttgtgtgtttttttgtttttgttttttgtttttttgtaagtattttgGACAGTAGGTATTTGTTCAAATACCATCTTGGTATCTACGTTCTCATACAAATAAACAAGACAAAGGGTCTTGCTCGCTGCCCTCACCCGGCTGCTCCCGGACAACACGGCAAAGCCCTTAGTTGCCTGCGGGGCCATCGGGATGGGCAGAGGACTGAGGGCCCACGAAAGGCTCGTTCTGCTTCCGGTCCTCCTTCGGGCCGGCTGCCTGGTCTGCGATGGACGAGAAGGACAGCTGGTCATGCTCGATGATGTGTACTCGATCCTCGTCCTTGTCCTTCTTCACGTAGAacattttcctgaattttttcaGCTCGTGGAGTTCGCAGAAGGTTTCCAGAACTACCAGCATGGCAATGAGGCCAAGCAGAAGGTAAcctgagtgagaaaaaaaaaaaacaaaaaacagtgtctCAGTGGGATCGAGTCACGGATGAATCAAGGGACGCCACGGAAAGCGTGTGGGTGAAATCAAGTCATTGCCGCTTTCCGAATTTCTAGGAACGTTCTGAGGTCCGTGGCTCCAAGACGGGTTACCCACAGGAAAATGAAGAATGACTTACCCTTGTGCAAACGTGGGATGCTCAGGATCCCAGGGTgtaatttttgaggaaacaaaAAGATGGGGTTGACCTGGCATCGTTAAAGGGAAGTGGCATCCTGCAATGCCCGCCACACAAGGGTAACGTGCCGGGGGAGGGCTCTCCACCTCGGCCTCATAATCAGCGGCTCTCAAAAAGCCAGTGACACACGTCAGAAGAGTTTTTGATGGTCATGAGTGCTCAGAACAGAGGCTGACACTTTCTTAAGCACTCAGTACTCGTGTCAGTATTTCCACTACCGAATAAGAAGTGTCGCGAGAGAAGTAAGCTAACTGAAAATCCTTCCAGGAATGGATGCAGACGGGGAACAGGTCTTGGCGTGTGGCGATTTGCACCTGACCAGGATCCAGCTGCCCACTAAGCTGTCCATTGTGGGACAGTTATTTTGGGGCCACACGGACCACACTCACCGGTTGACTCTACCAGCTTCTTACTCCGAAATAAAAGATAACCCGCTGATTCAGGTTGAGTGGTGTTCTTTGAATTCGGTGAGGGGAAAATGGTGCTCTTAACTCAGTTCCTACACATTTAAAATcggtttccagaaaaaaaaaaaaaaaaaatccatcatggaaagaaacaggaaagtggaaatgaaaactaaaaataacaaaaattccaaaaaaaataaaaaataaaaaataataaaaaaataaaaataacaaaaattccaaTTTCATGGCCTAGTGGTAAAATGCTTGAGGACTGTCAGAGAACAAATGAGCGGGCTAGAAGGAGCGGCATAGTGGGAGGCGGACTATCTCAAGAATGCACGGAGATGTGGTTCTAGCATCTTTAGAATTTGGCTATTAAGTTTTGATGACAAcatgtatattttagaaatagcaaTGACATTGTTGAACTCATTGACAattcccctccttttcctttatcTAGTGTTTAGTGAAGCCTTGCTCAAGCACTGGCAAAAATATCCATGGGGTTTCAGGTAAAAACTGTGGGATTCTACCCTATCCACAACCCAACATGCCTCTGGAATATTCTTTTGCTCCGGTCGGCACATATGCTATGTAGACGGCTCCAGAAAACCCGGTTCATATTGTTACGGGTGTGAAGATGATCCGAAAGGATTTAGCGTCACGTGAAAAACTGAGGCGTGCGACAGTTGGGCAGAATTTACGAGAAGACTATAAACCCAGGGGAAAAGTAGAGCTAGCAAACGCAATCTCAGAAACACTCAACTTCTCGGAGTCATAAACAAACTAAATTAAAACAAGGAGGTAATATTTTACCtgatgggtgaaaaaaaaaaagttgagataaTGTTTACCAGAGGTACCATGTGCAGCAAGAGCCTCCCTAATGCTACGGGTCTATACCACCCTGTGAGAGTGGAAACCGTTACGCCCACATAATTCTGGGGACGGTCTGAGCTCATAATGCCATTCGGAAAGCACCGGGTCACTGTGTTCGGTGAGTCACAGGACAGGCATATTCACTTTGGGCCgtcaatcccacttctgggaaaGACAGCAAAGCAGAAAAAGTGTAAACgtacagaaatatttactgtAGTGTTATTTATAATGCCCCCATGGCACGGTTAGATTATGGTATAGCCAGGGATGGAACATTACGTGGACACTGAAAATAATTACGGTAACTGGAGGAAATATGGAATCATCCTTGTAACCACTTGGTGAATATTTATGGAACTCGTATAGTAGCCAGGCATTGTTCAAAGCATTGGGTTTGTGAGGGAAGTCTCTGTCCTGGGGGAGCCCATGGTTTAATGGAGATGTGAAAACATACATAATCCAACGAAGCATGTTGTCAGGTTAAGACTACAAGACAGGGCCAGGACAGAGCATCTATTACGATTTCCTAGGAGACACGACATGAGTCAAGTCTTGAAAAAATCTTGAGACAGCAGAAATGCAAACTGTTATACATCAAGATGCAAAAGATGGGAAAGGAGCacacaaaaattaagaatttctaagTTCTTCATATCATACTGAATTTTAAGTTCTTACTCATTTAccttgggagaaagagagagaaagagaatgtgcagAGGGAGagtagagacagagggggacagaggatccgaagcctgctctgtgccgacagcagacagcctgatgcagggctcgaactcacgaaccgtgagatcatgacctgagctggtcagacgcttaaccgactgagccactcaggtgcccttccATATCATACCGAATTTTAAAAAACCGTTTAAAAATTGTAAACCACTGGCCATCCGAATTTAAGATTTTCCTGGTAAATTGAAGAACACGATCAATTACTAATGGGCTACATTGTAGCCCTAGTTTTCTGGAActtaaaacatttgataaaaatagcaacttttctttttttaattaaaagttgataatccaggggcgcctgggtggcttggtcggttaagcgtccgacttcggctcaggtcatgatctcacggtccgtgagttcgagccccgcgtcgggctctgtgctgacagctcagagcctggagcctgtttcggattctgtgtcttcctctctctctgcccctcccctattcatgctgtctctctctgtctcaaaaataaataaatgttaaaaaaaaattaaaaaaaaaaaaagttggtaatCCAGTATATTTTGTGTGGTGCATTTTTACGCTGTAATTTATAATGTTATTAGTAGGGAATTGATCAGTCATGTTATTAGTAAGAAACTGATCAGCAGTTTTAAGTACCTGGGAAAAAGTAAGTCTCAGCAGTAAGATTTTTGCATAAAGAGTTTGCAGATTTCTCAGTGAAAAAGAGATCAGGGCTTTTATGAATGACTCCTCATTGGTAGGTGAGGAGGGGTGTGGGAATAGCAAAAGAGGCCAAGAAAGTAGAGTCTGGGAGCCTGGCTACTCACACGTGATCCCAATCTTATAGAGCTCTCTGAATTTTTGATTGTAGCCTTCTCCAGGAACGTAATCCCCTAGGCCGATGGTGCtcagggaaataaaacaaaaataaaacgaCTCCAGAAAGTTCCAGTCATCCTCCAGGATGGAGAACACGGCCGCCGGGATGAAGAAGAAGCAGGACACGGTGACAAACCCGAGGAGAACGGCGTGGACGATGGCCACGACCTGCTTGGAGAAGCCCCAGCGGACATGGAAGTAGAGGACAGGCCTGCGGGTGACATGGATGGTGACACGCTGGACCACTGCCGTCAGGAACAGGAGGGTGAACGGAATGCCGATGACCGAGTAGATGATGCAGAAGGCCTTACCTCCATCTGACAAGGGCACAGTGTGGCCATAACCTGCAAGGAAGAGGGGGCCGGAAAACACATCTGTAAATGGCAAGTGCctgccacccacccctgccccctcaaACCTAGGCAAAGAATCAGTCTTCGGGtctgatactttatttttttttaatgtttatttatttttgagagagagagacagagagagagagaacacaagcagaggaggggcagagagagggagacacagaacctgaagcaggctccaggctctgagccatcagcacagagcccgacgcggggcttgaaccacgaaccatgagatcatgacctgagctgaagttggacacttaaccgactgagccgcccaggcgccccaaagggtcTGATACTTTAAAGGCTCCATCAGAATTTTTACTGCAGTAAAATTCAACAGAGGATGCTATTGCCCTTGAAAAAACCTGACGAGCTCTTTCCAACACATCCAAGTCTGGTTTTGAATTTGCTGTCAGGCTGGAATAGACAGAGGTTCTGTGTGAGAAGGGGCTGATGCCCATTGTCCTAGACCAGCAGGGAAGACACACGAGATatgcccctccacccctgcctcccaggaTCTTCATTAGTATCCAGATACCAGTCTACACTTGCATCCAAAACAGACTGCTCACAGAACTAGAGTTCTGACAGGGACGGCTGAACTATGGGCAGGCAAAGAAGACTCCATGaagataaagacatcacaaaagaggaaaaaattaagatttaagcACACCAAGCCACAGGATGGAacgtttcttttaaaatagtttgctcCATTATCTGGCTAAATGGCATATTCAGAAACtgtagccttttaaaaaattttttttaacgtttatttatttttgagagagagacagagatagagagcaaggtggggaggagcagagagagagagagagagagagacagaatcccaagcgggctccgtaccctcagcgcagagcctgatgcggggctcgaacacacaatccgtgagatcacgacctgagccaaaaccaagagtcggatgcttaaccgactgagccaaccacgCCCCCAACTGTAACCTTTTTTAGCCTTTACTCCCTCTTTGTTATTTCTGAAGGTTCCAAGATGCCATAAGTTCccttaaacaaacattaaagaaaaaaacacattaggGCCAATGGTCAAAACAGAGGTCTGTTTGGCTTTCCACTAGGTTTGAATCATGCCCAAATTAAGCCATTCAAAAGACTCTTCGTccaacaaatgctggcaagagaGAATCCAGGGGGCTGAGGCTCTGtgtactattttttttgtttgtttttaaaaaaaaatttttaaatgtttacttattttt comes from the Panthera uncia isolate 11264 chromosome D2, Puncia_PCG_1.0, whole genome shotgun sequence genome and includes:
- the KCNK1 gene encoding potassium channel subfamily K member 1, which gives rise to MLQSLAGSSCVRLVERHRSAWCFGFLVLGYLLYLVFGAVVFSSVELPYEDLLRQELRKLKRRFLEEHECLSEQQLEQFLGRVLEASNYGVSVLSNASGNWNWDFTSALFFASTVLSTTGYGHTVPLSDGGKAFCIIYSVIGIPFTLLFLTAVVQRVTIHVTRRPVLYFHVRWGFSKQVVAIVHAVLLGFVTVSCFFFIPAAVFSILEDDWNFLESFYFCFISLSTIGLGDYVPGEGYNQKFRELYKIGITCYLLLGLIAMLVVLETFCELHELKKFRKMFYVKKDKDEDRVHIIEHDQLSFSSIADQAAGPKEDRKQNEPFVGPQSSAHPDGPAGN